In a single window of the Candidatus Marinarcus aquaticus genome:
- a CDS encoding type I secretion system permease/ATPase — protein sequence MKVNFKKKDSLLESLVLYTKLFHKPYSAESLLSGLPIDAEQMLFSKKGSKSLFSRAAARAGLKTTLIERPINEILELQLPVILILSNENSCILTAFSPDRKQAKIVFAANEALEQWTDVERLEEEYLGYAFLLRKEFQYERNNNVLDTSNQRHWFWSTLGLSKKIYYDCILASILINLFVLATPLFTMNVYDRVIPNNAQETLLVFTIGVIAVFLIDAFLKFLRAYFLELAGKKSDVIMSSIIFERVMDLKMSVHPKSVGSFANNLKSFDSIRGFLTNATLTVLIDFPFAILFLLVIFYLAGAMVIVPIVIIIAIVIYAYMIKDSLQESIESTYEASAKKNGILIESLQNIETIKSLGLAGSTQWHWEESTGEIANKSLKSRLISASIPNVTGFLVGLNTVLIILFGVHLIQEFELTMGGLIATMILSSRAIAPMGQIAGLITNYEDAKTSYKMLDDIVNQPLERPFAKEFVKRPALKGNIEFKNVTFKYPDSEAYALDNVSFTINEGEKVALIGRIGSGKSTIAKLILKLYEPQSGSILIDGIDIEQIDPADLRKNIGYVAQDINLFRGTIKENILGSSRFVDDEEMLECAKISTTDDFVKRHPMGYDMPIGERGHGLSGGQRQSVGLARALINNADILLFDEPTNAMDQSTEYAVLNNLKPIVQERTLLLVTQKMSMLELVDRVIVMNNGKKILDGEKTSVMKQLGGIHG from the coding sequence TTGAAAGTAAATTTTAAAAAAAAAGACTCCTTATTGGAGTCTTTGGTTCTGTATACAAAACTGTTTCATAAGCCTTACAGCGCAGAGTCTTTATTAAGCGGTTTGCCCATTGATGCAGAGCAGATGCTTTTTTCAAAAAAAGGCTCCAAATCACTCTTTTCACGAGCTGCAGCTCGTGCAGGTTTAAAAACCACACTCATTGAGAGACCTATTAATGAAATTTTAGAGTTACAACTTCCCGTGATTTTAATTTTATCCAATGAAAACAGTTGTATCTTAACGGCATTTTCGCCCGATAGAAAACAAGCAAAAATCGTTTTTGCAGCCAATGAGGCTTTAGAGCAATGGACAGATGTCGAGAGACTTGAAGAGGAGTATTTGGGTTATGCTTTTTTACTTCGAAAAGAGTTTCAATATGAACGCAATAATAATGTCTTGGATACATCCAATCAACGCCACTGGTTTTGGAGTACCTTGGGATTGTCTAAAAAAATCTATTATGATTGTATTTTAGCCTCTATTTTAATCAATCTTTTTGTTTTAGCCACCCCACTGTTTACAATGAATGTGTATGACAGAGTGATTCCAAATAACGCACAAGAGACACTTTTGGTCTTTACTATTGGAGTTATTGCTGTATTTCTTATTGATGCATTTTTGAAATTTTTGCGTGCATATTTTTTAGAACTTGCGGGTAAAAAAAGTGATGTGATCATGTCTTCCATTATTTTTGAACGGGTGATGGATTTGAAAATGTCTGTGCATCCAAAATCAGTGGGTTCTTTTGCAAACAACTTAAAAAGTTTTGACTCCATTCGAGGTTTTTTAACCAATGCAACATTGACCGTACTCATTGACTTTCCATTTGCCATTCTGTTTTTATTAGTGATTTTTTATCTCGCAGGTGCAATGGTGATTGTCCCTATTGTCATTATCATTGCTATTGTGATATATGCGTATATGATCAAAGACTCCTTGCAAGAGAGCATTGAGAGCACCTATGAAGCCAGTGCAAAGAAAAATGGGATATTAATTGAATCCTTGCAAAATATTGAAACCATTAAATCTTTAGGGCTTGCAGGAAGCACCCAATGGCATTGGGAAGAATCCACAGGAGAGATTGCCAATAAAAGTTTGAAATCACGACTGATTTCAGCCTCAATTCCTAATGTAACAGGTTTTTTAGTTGGATTAAATACTGTTTTAATTATTCTTTTTGGTGTGCATCTTATTCAAGAGTTTGAATTGACCATGGGGGGATTGATTGCAACCATGATTCTCTCTTCAAGAGCCATTGCACCTATGGGACAAATTGCAGGACTGATCACCAACTATGAAGATGCAAAAACATCATATAAAATGTTGGATGATATTGTGAACCAACCTTTAGAGAGACCATTTGCAAAAGAGTTTGTAAAACGTCCTGCACTTAAAGGAAACATTGAATTTAAAAACGTAACGTTTAAATATCCTGACAGTGAAGCGTATGCCCTTGATAATGTCAGTTTTACCATTAATGAAGGTGAAAAAGTGGCACTGATTGGACGAATTGGTTCAGGAAAAAGTACCATTGCGAAACTGATTTTAAAACTCTATGAACCCCAAAGTGGTTCGATTTTAATTGATGGGATTGATATTGAACAAATTGATCCTGCTGATTTACGGAAAAATATCGGCTATGTGGCACAAGACATCAATCTTTTCAGGGGAACGATTAAAGAGAATATTTTAGGTTCAAGTCGTTTTGTAGATGACGAAGAGATGTTAGAATGTGCTAAAATCAGTACCACAGATGATTTTGTCAAACGTCATCCAATGGGCTATGATATGCCTATAGGAGAGAGAGGACATGGGCTTTCAGGAGGACAAAGACAAAGTGTAGGACTTGCGCGAGCATTGATTAACAATGCCGATATTTTACTTTTTGATGAACCCACCAATGCAATGGATCAATCTACTGAGTATGCCGTACTGAATAATCTCAAACCAATTGTTCAAGAACGAACACTTCTGTTAGTAACTCAAAAAATGAGTATGTTGGAATTAGTG